GTGGATGGTCACACTCGTTGAGACACCAAAAGCCAGAATCTCCTGAGCTGCTGCGAGCAGCGCGGGGAAATCCATGGCAGCGAGCGGGCGGGAAAGCACCCTCGACGCTTCGATTTCATTGATGATGAGATGATCCGTGAAAGGCAAAGCACTCAGTGCAATCTCGCGGAACTGCGGGTTCTCGGTGCTGACCATGTCCACACTGGTGATCAAGCCCGCTTCACGAGCCTTCTCCAGCAAATGCGAGGCATAGGTGCGGCCGGTGGCATCGAAGCTATCCATGCGATCCAGCAGCATGAGATAACCCAGATGCAAGATGCGGGCGCTACTTCGAAAAGGATCACAATGCAAAACATCAAAGAGCGCATTGGCTCCACGCTGATGGAAGAAGGTGCGCCTTCCGGTGCTCTGCACCGTCATGGCATCGGTGTAGGACGTGGAACGCTCAGAACTGCTGTGAAGCTGCGTGGTATCAATGCCATGCGCAGCGCAGTCACTGCGAATCCAACGACCATTGGCGTCCTCTCCCACGAGACCGCAAGCAGCCAGGGGAAACCCAGCCTGCATGGCGGCTAGGTCTTTGAGAACGTTGTAAGGGCCGCCGCCATTGGCCTGCGACTCGCTCAGGATGCTAGCCAGCATGTCCTGCTGCGGGTAGTGATCGACAATCTTCACGTAATCCACGATGAAGTTGCCAGCCGCGAGAATGCCTGAGCGAGATGAGGTCATGACAGAGGGAATGGGATCGGATCAGAGACTGACAACCGTGCCATTGCGCTGGGACTCCAAGGCAGCAGCAAAGATCTCGTGAGTCGCCACGGCCTCTTCAGGAGTGGCACAGCCAAAGCGGCCATTGAGTTCACCCGCACGCTCCATGAGAAAGGCGGCCCACATCTGCTGAATCACATCCGGGAAACCTGGCTCAAAGATGCCACCCGTCACGGCTTTGAATGGGGTGCCAAAGCCGAGATCGGTGCGTTTCCACCACTGTTCCTTACCGCGCTCAAAGATCCAGAGCGTCTTGGGTTCAGCCGTGCTAAATCTCACACCACCATCGGTGCCGAGGATCTCGATATACCAAGTGTTGGTCGCTCCAGGAGCCAGACGCTTCATTTCCAAACGCAGGGGCACTTCCTCACCCTGAATGCTGGTCCAGGTATGCAGCATTGCATTGTCCCAGGTATCGCAATTCGTCACGCCACCTTTGCCATCGGGACGCTGAGGATAACCCTTCTGAAGCTGAGCGAACAGGCGGGTGGGTTTCCAACCGAGGCGCAGGGGCAAGTGACAGGAGTGCATGCCCAAGTCATTGAGCGCGCCACCTTCACCACAGGTCGCGTTGAGACGCTTCCAGTTGGCGGCTTTAGTCGGATCGAGATCGCTGCTGTGATGGAAACCGGAGACGACTTCTAAGACGCGACCGATTTCACCTTTGCGAGCAATCTCAAACGCACGCTGAGCCCCCGGGAAGAAGGGCATCTCGGAACTGCAACGGACGAAACGACCGCTGGAGTTCACGGCTTCCAGAATGCGACGGGCCGAAGGCAGGTCAATGCCGAAAGGTTTCTCTGCAAAGAGGTCTTTGCCTGCAGTAAGCACGTCCAGATAAAGCTTCTCATGCAGGTTATGCGGCACCGCCACATACACCACATCCACATCAGGATTAGAGAGGAGTTCCTTATAATCCGTGGTCTTCTGCGTGCAGGAGGGGATGCAGTCAAACCAAGCCAGGGTGGATGGATTCAGATCTGCGACCGAAACCAGCACGGGGCGGACGGTCACGTCCGTAAGTGCACACCAGCGGGCAAAAGCGCTGGCCATTTCGCGACCCATGAGACCGCCGCCGATGATGCCGATGCGAACGTCTTTCATGTTAGGCGGCGACAAGTTTCAGAGCTTCATCCACACTCGCATTGTCATGCACCATGGCCATGAGGGCCTGGGTGATGCCTTTCGGGTTCGGATGCTGGATCACATTGCGACCATACACGATGCCCGCTGCGCCCTGCGCCAGGAGGCCTTGTGTGCGCTCCAGGATTTCCTTGTCGCTCACACGACCACCGCCACGAACCAGGATTGGGATGCCGGAGGCTGCGGCGACGACTTTGTGATAAACACTCACGTCATCGGTCGGGTCGGCTTTGACGATATCAGCACCCAGCTCCACGGCCTGACGGACAAGGTGAGTGATGGCGGTTTCATCGCCATTCACCATGTAGCCACCAGCCACGCTGTTTTCCTGGAACACCAGCGGCTCGATCATCATCGGCATACCGTAGTAGTCGGCCTGGGGTTTCAGGCGCAGGATGTTTTCCACACACTGCTCGTGCACTTCAGGCGCGCCGGGGATCTGGAACAGGTTCACACACACACATGCGGCGTCATAACGCACGGCTTGAAGCATGGTTTCCTCGATCATCAGACTGAAGCGGCTCTCGGGCAGCACCTTGCCGTAGATGTTGGCTACGTCCGTTCGCAGCACCAGGGAGGGCTTGAAGCGGCCTTGGACTTCCTGAAGATGGCGGGCCTGACCCAGCGTGAGCTGGATCGCATCGGGTGCTGCATCCACGAGGGTCTTGATCACCACACGCATGTCTTCGATGCCCTGGAGGAAGCCAGGTTGATTGAAGAATCCATGATCCACCGCCACATCAAAGCAGCGGCCAGACTTGGCATTGAAGAGACGATTGAGACGGTATTGTTTCATGATGGGGGAGGGAGTCGTGGATGATTATTGGAGTCCCATCAAGTGCTTCATCACATACAATTCCAACGCCTCGTAGTCGCGAGCGTCACGGAATTGCTGGATGAGGTTGTTGTCCACACTGCGGACCTTGTCCACGAGGTGCATGAAGATCTCGCGGCTGTATTTGAGGTGGTCGGTGACAGGGCAACCGCGCTGGGTGCGCATAGCTTTCACATCCAGGCCGATGAATTCGCCGCGCTTGCCGTAGCCGGCCTCTTCAAGCACACGGACTTGATTGAAGGCGACACGCAGATTGGCTCCGCCGAAGTTCTTGTCCTGGTCATACTTCAGGCCGTTCTGGTCATTGAGGTGGACGCTGCCCAGCTTGTCGTGAGCGAGAGCAAATGCCATTTCATCGCTCGGGTCCAAGCCAGCGAGGATGGCATGGGCACTTTCGATGAGGCCCTTCACGCGTTTGTGATCGCTGGAAGCATAGGCCAGGGCCACCGCGTGGCCGATGGTCGGCACATAGGCCTGATCGGTCGGCTCATTCGGCTTGGGTTCGATCCAGATTTCGATCTCCTTATCGTAGTCCAGCATGGCATTCACGGTGTCGAGGATGCGTTGGTAAGCCAGACGGGCGTCCTTGGCTTCGCGAATGTAGGTGCCTTCACGGGAAAGCCAGAGCACGATGGCTTTGCAATCAATGGAGCGGGCGATGTCGATGCACTTCTTCGTGCGATCCCAGGCGTAGTCGCGATCCGAGGCGCTGTTGGAAGTGTAGGCACCATCGGTGGTCTGCTCAGCAAACCAGAGACGCGGGGCGACAAACTCAGGAATCAACCCCTGATTGGCCAGCATGGCTTTCACTTCCCCGGACTTCTTAGCGATCTGGTCAGGCGTCAGGTCATCCATGCCAGGGACGACGTCATCGTCGTGAAACTGCACGCCTTCGAAACCCAGCGGGCGATACAGGGCAAACTTTTCCTCGTGAGGGAAAACGGCGCGGACTTCGGTTCCAAAGGGATCAGCGCCTTCGCTGATGTTCCAGGGGCCAAAGGAAAAACGGTAGTTGGTTGGGGTGCTCATATGCAGGGCTGTTTTTAACGTGGCCCCTAGATTCCGCTCTACGTCTGCTGTCTCGAAAAATGGCACTATCATCTCAAATCTGTATCGAAATTGTTCGAAAATGTGTTATGAAAGTGCCGTGCAGGTCGAACGTGAACAGATTCAGATTCCCAGCGGGCATTCCTTTCGAGTGCTGCGCTGGTCGCGTTCCCTACGAGAGGTGGAAAACGTCTTGGGACCGGAACAGGTCGAGCGTGTGAAGGGCGAGGGCACCCACTGGCATTTCCATGTCGAGATGGAACTCACACTTTTCACCTCCGGCACGGGCACGCGTTTCGTGGGGGATCACATTGGCTCCTTCGCGGCCGGAGATCTTGTCCTGCTGGGGGAAAGGCTGCCTCACTACTGGCACACTCGTGGCTCCAGCAGCGGCATCTCTGTGCAATGGCACTTTCCGTTAGGCCATGCTCTTTGGTCGTTTCCAGAGACGGCATCCCTCAGCGATCTCTTCCGCCAAGCCAGCCACGGTTTGCGTATTCGAGGCCCTGCCGCGCAACAAGTCGCCGCCTGGATGCAGGAACTGACGCAGGCCGAGGGCATGGATCAGCTCGCCCTGCTGCTGCGTATCCTCGCCTGCATTCAGCGGACCTCTACCCAGGAGCCGCAACCCCTCTCCGCACGCTCTTTTGCCCTGGCGACCGAGACCCACTACCAGCAGGCCATCGCCAAAGCGGTGCGCCACCTCGCGGCGCATTTCCGTGAGGAGGTGCGTCTGGAAGACGTGCTGAAACTCACCCACCTCAGCCGCCCCACCTTTGCCCGTCAGTTCAAAAAACACTCCGGTCGCACCTTCAGCGAGTTCCTCAATCGCCTCCGCATCCAAGCCGCCTGCCGCGACCTTCAAGAAACGGATCGCAGTGTCCTAGAAATCGCCATGCACAGCGGCTTTACCCAGCTTTCTTTCTTCAATCGTCTGTTCCGCCGCGTGATGAAATGCAGCCCGCGGGAGTATCGGGGGATGAAGCGAGGATAACGATTTGCTTCAATCATTCGTAATGACTCCAAAGCCGTAGAACCTTAACGGTCTTTTCTTCCTCAATTACTTGGTAAACCAAACGATGTTGGATGTTGATGCGGCGCGAATAGGCACCCTGCAGATCTCCGACCAAGGCTTCATAGGGTGGTGGGTTGGCAAACGGGTTCTTGGCAATCACATCCAGCAGTTCACGGGCTTTGGCCGCCAAATGGCTGCCTTTCAGCTTCTTGGCATCTTTTTGCGCATGGCGTGTGAAAACCAGTTTGTAGCTCACAAGTCAATGTCCTCACTGCAGTCTTCGATTCGCGTTTTCATCCCTTCGACAATCGAGTCCCGCATGCCGGGGATATTGAGCAAATAGAGTGTCTCTTGAATGGCCCGCCAGTCGGATTCAGAAACCAAAACGGCATTGCCACGCTTACCCGTGATTTGGACCGGCTCATGATTTGCCAGCGTGGCATCAATGAGATTGTAGAAATCTGCGCGTGCGGATGTTGCCGTGACCGTCTTCATACCGAGAACGTGCGTGATTGCGTGCGCTAAGCAAGGTTTTTCTCCCATCACTCATAATGATACCGAGCCTGCGCGACCTGGATCGTGTCGCCCTCCACACGATAAACCAAACGATGTTCGTCCGTGATGCGGCGTGACCAAAAACCACTGAGTGCATGCTTCAATGGCTCGGGTTTGCCAATGCCTGAGTAAGGTGTCCTAGAGATGTCTTTCAGCAGACCGTTGATCTTTTGAACGATCTTTTTATCCACCTGCTGCCAATAAGTGTAATCCTCCCAAGCCTGCGATGAAAACAGGAGTTTCATGCTTCCAGTTCATCCAGAGTTTTAGAGACGCCTTTGCCAGCTTTCAGTTCTTCAATGGAGTTCAACAAACGACGGGCATTGGCAGGGGAACGCAGAAGCATCGCGGTTTCATGGAGAGATTCGTAATCCTCCAGCGACATGAGTACCACAGCTTGATCGCGATTACGCGTGATGATGACCGGATCATGGTCCTCACAGACACGATCCATCGTCGCCGCCAAGCTTTCCCGAGCCGCCGTATAGGTGATCGCCTTCATATGGACAGGATGTTGTCCATAGCGTGTAATGTCAAGCCAAGACCAACATCCCTCGCTGTCGCCTCGCCCACCACTTGCACCCCAGCCACTCCTCAGCCATGAAAGAAGTGTGCTGACCGACTATCACACCCACCATCCCCTGTGCCGTCGCGTGATGAAATGCAGCCCACGGGATTATCGGGGGATGAAGAGGGGGGAAAATATTTACAATCACTAGTACATACCTCAACCAGTGAACCGTTTGACACATAGTCTATGACGCGCCCGCATCGTGAATGGTTTTGCTTTAATGATCCGACCTGCACATTGGAGAAGTTAGTGAAGCCTTACGATTGTCTTGGTAGGCACCTCTGGGTGACACAGACTATTTTCTTTGGGGACTGCACACTTACCCCGCCGACTTCCTCGTTGGAGCACGATGCTCATCTTCATACCATTGATGAGGATACTCCAGGATTGGCATCTCTTGAAAAGACCACTGAGTTGAAAGATCTTTGGCGTATCGCTAAAGACTTTGATGGACATCGCTATTATTGGGCAGCCCCTTCCGGGGAATTATGGGTGCGATACCATGATCCCGATGAATTTGAAAATCTTGGTGCATTGGGAACACAAGAACTACTTCAATGGTTTTCGACAAATCGTTCGAGATTGCCGGAAAAGCAAAATTGGGGCATCTACTACATCAATGTGGCTCCGGGCGCTTTTGGGCAGTGCTTTCTGGAACAACGTGAATCCATTGATTTGAAAACCATTGAGTCCAGCGTCTCAAATTTAAGGTCATTCCCCTGCCAATTTTCCGACACCAAACGTTTCTCTGCCTACGACCCAGCCTTGGGACTGTCTATTGAAGCGAGCTTTGATGAAGAAAGCCAATACGGGCTGCTAGAGATGAAGCTGCGAGCGCCGTCTAGTGTGTCCGCAGAAATCCGCCATAAACTGGAAGGCTGGTGGGACAATATGAAGTCCAACGTTTTTACCAGTGTAACGTAATGGGGCTAAGTAACCCAACTTCGCTCCCACTTGCACCCCAGCCACTCCTCCGCCATGAAAGAAGCGTGCTGACCGACTATCACACCCACCATCCCCTGTGCCGTCATGCGGAGGGGCATCCGATTGAATACGCCCGCCATGCCCGTAGCATCGGCCTCGCTGAGATTGGTTTTTCGGATCACAACCCGACGCCGGAGTTTCTGGATGAATGGCGCATGACCTGGGATGAGCTGCCGGTCTATCTGGCCGAGGTGGAGCAGGCTCGCGAAGCGGTGCCAGAGATCCCGGTGCGACTGAGCCTGGAATGCGATTACCTGGAGGGACGCGAGGCCTGGACGGATCGCATCGCCAAGCTGGCAGAGTGGGATTACCTCATCGGCAGTGTGCATTACATCCAGGACGGCTTGGCCGTGGATGATCCGAAATACATGAACCACTTCAAGACTCAGCCGGAGATCCTGGAGATGTGGAAGAACTACTGGCGGCTGTATGAAAAGATGATCCGCGCTCAGCAGCATGACTTCTATGCGCACCCAGATCTGGCCAAGCGTTTCGGGGCCCTGCCTACGGGGGATCTTCGGCCTTATTATGAACCTGTGATCCAGGCCTTGGCGGATACGAAGGGTGTCATGGAAGTGAGCACGGCAAGCCTACGCAAGGGACTCAACGAATTTTATCCCGCACGTGCCATGCTGGAGATGGCCTTCAGCGCCGGGGTGCCTATCGTGATCAATTCCGATGCCCATAAACCCACCGATGTGGGAGCAGACTTTGCTCAAGCTTTAGAGTTCGTTCGCAGTGTCGGCTATCGTGAAACCGTGCGCTTTGAGAAACGCCAGCGTCGTGTGGTGCCCCTGCCGGAAACATGGCCGCTTTGATTCTGCCTAACCATGATTTGGAAAGCCCGTCATCACGTCATTGAGTTTCCCCGCCGCCCGTTGGTGATGGGGATCGTGAATATCAATGACGACTCCTTTTGCGGAGATGGCACCCTAGACCCCGACAAAGCCCTGGCTCAAGCCGAGACCATGCTGCGTGAAGGGGCTGACATCATCGATATCGGAGCCGAGAGTGCGCGGACGAATCGCGGCCCCATCAGCGTGGAAGATGAAATCCAGCGGCTGCTTCCTTTCATGGCAGCCTGGCCGGAGTTAGTAGCAAAGTTTGAAAAGGCACCGTGGGACGCGGCCCAGCTCTGGCCGCCACTGCTTTCCATCAATACCTGGCGCTCCGAAGTGATCGAGGCGGTACTTCCCCATGGTGGTGATCTGATCAATGACATCAGCGCCCTGCCCGATGCCACGAATGCGCGCCTCTGTGCAGAGCATGGGGCCAGTCTGCTGATCATGCACAGCATCGGCCAGCCAAAGGTGCGGCACACTCATGTGGGTTATGCGAATATCCTGGAGACCATGACTGCGTTCTTCGATGAAAAGCTGGCTTTGGCGCATAGCGCAGGACTTTCTCCCGAGCACATCATCCTGGATCCAGGCATCGACTTCGCCAAACAGCGGGAGGATAATCTCACGCTGTATCG
The DNA window shown above is from Prosthecobacter debontii and carries:
- a CDS encoding carbohydrate kinase family protein, with product MTSSRSGILAAGNFIVDYVKIVDHYPQQDMLASILSESQANGGGPYNVLKDLAAMQAGFPLAACGLVGEDANGRWIRSDCAAHGIDTTQLHSSSERSTSYTDAMTVQSTGRRTFFHQRGANALFDVLHCDPFRSSARILHLGYLMLLDRMDSFDATGRTYASHLLEKAREAGLITSVDMVSTENPQFREIALSALPFTDHLIINEIEASRVLSRPLAAMDFPALLAAAQEILAFGVSTSVTIHVEHGAVSCQSDSTSHIQPSLNLPAGYSQGATGAGDAFAAGLLYGIHEGLSLPERLKLAVCTAAASLSHPTPSGGMKTVTECLALAETFEFRG
- a CDS encoding Gfo/Idh/MocA family protein, which gives rise to MKDVRIGIIGGGLMGREMASAFARWCALTDVTVRPVLVSVADLNPSTLAWFDCIPSCTQKTTDYKELLSNPDVDVVYVAVPHNLHEKLYLDVLTAGKDLFAEKPFGIDLPSARRILEAVNSSGRFVRCSSEMPFFPGAQRAFEIARKGEIGRVLEVVSGFHHSSDLDPTKAANWKRLNATCGEGGALNDLGMHSCHLPLRLGWKPTRLFAQLQKGYPQRPDGKGGVTNCDTWDNAMLHTWTSIQGEEVPLRLEMKRLAPGATNTWYIEILGTDGGVRFSTAEPKTLWIFERGKEQWWKRTDLGFGTPFKAVTGGIFEPGFPDVIQQMWAAFLMERAGELNGRFGCATPEEAVATHEIFAAALESQRNGTVVSL
- a CDS encoding class I fructose-bisphosphate aldolase; the protein is MKQYRLNRLFNAKSGRCFDVAVDHGFFNQPGFLQGIEDMRVVIKTLVDAAPDAIQLTLGQARHLQEVQGRFKPSLVLRTDVANIYGKVLPESRFSLMIEETMLQAVRYDAACVCVNLFQIPGAPEVHEQCVENILRLKPQADYYGMPMMIEPLVFQENSVAGGYMVNGDETAITHLVRQAVELGADIVKADPTDDVSVYHKVVAAASGIPILVRGGGRVSDKEILERTQGLLAQGAAGIVYGRNVIQHPNPKGITQALMAMVHDNASVDEALKLVAA
- a CDS encoding TIM barrel protein — translated: MSTPTNYRFSFGPWNISEGADPFGTEVRAVFPHEEKFALYRPLGFEGVQFHDDDVVPGMDDLTPDQIAKKSGEVKAMLANQGLIPEFVAPRLWFAEQTTDGAYTSNSASDRDYAWDRTKKCIDIARSIDCKAIVLWLSREGTYIREAKDARLAYQRILDTVNAMLDYDKEIEIWIEPKPNEPTDQAYVPTIGHAVALAYASSDHKRVKGLIESAHAILAGLDPSDEMAFALAHDKLGSVHLNDQNGLKYDQDKNFGGANLRVAFNQVRVLEEAGYGKRGEFIGLDVKAMRTQRGCPVTDHLKYSREIFMHLVDKVRSVDNNLIQQFRDARDYEALELYVMKHLMGLQ
- a CDS encoding helix-turn-helix domain-containing protein; translated protein: MCYESAVQVEREQIQIPSGHSFRVLRWSRSLREVENVLGPEQVERVKGEGTHWHFHVEMELTLFTSGTGTRFVGDHIGSFAAGDLVLLGERLPHYWHTRGSSSGISVQWHFPLGHALWSFPETASLSDLFRQASHGLRIRGPAAQQVAAWMQELTQAEGMDQLALLLRILACIQRTSTQEPQPLSARSFALATETHYQQAIAKAVRHLAAHFREEVRLEDVLKLTHLSRPTFARQFKKHSGRTFSEFLNRLRIQAACRDLQETDRSVLEIAMHSGFTQLSFFNRLFRRVMKCSPREYRGMKRG
- a CDS encoding Txe/YoeB family addiction module toxin yields the protein MSYKLVFTRHAQKDAKKLKGSHLAAKARELLDVIAKNPFANPPPYEALVGDLQGAYSRRINIQHRLVYQVIEEEKTVKVLRLWSHYE
- a CDS encoding type II toxin-antitoxin system Phd/YefM family antitoxin — its product is MKTVTATSARADFYNLIDATLANHEPVQITGKRGNAVLVSESDWRAIQETLYLLNIPGMRDSIVEGMKTRIEDCSEDIDL
- a CDS encoding Txe/YoeB family addiction module toxin: MKLLFSSQAWEDYTYWQQVDKKIVQKINGLLKDISRTPYSGIGKPEPLKHALSGFWSRRITDEHRLVYRVEGDTIQVAQARYHYE
- a CDS encoding type II toxin-antitoxin system prevent-host-death family antitoxin — protein: MKAITYTAARESLAATMDRVCEDHDPVIITRNRDQAVVLMSLEDYESLHETAMLLRSPANARRLLNSIEELKAGKGVSKTLDELEA
- a CDS encoding histidinol-phosphatase, which codes for MLTDYHTHHPLCRHAEGHPIEYARHARSIGLAEIGFSDHNPTPEFLDEWRMTWDELPVYLAEVEQAREAVPEIPVRLSLECDYLEGREAWTDRIAKLAEWDYLIGSVHYIQDGLAVDDPKYMNHFKTQPEILEMWKNYWRLYEKMIRAQQHDFYAHPDLAKRFGALPTGDLRPYYEPVIQALADTKGVMEVSTASLRKGLNEFYPARAMLEMAFSAGVPIVINSDAHKPTDVGADFAQALEFVRSVGYRETVRFEKRQRRVVPLPETWPL
- the folP gene encoding dihydropteroate synthase — encoded protein: MIWKARHHVIEFPRRPLVMGIVNINDDSFCGDGTLDPDKALAQAETMLREGADIIDIGAESARTNRGPISVEDEIQRLLPFMAAWPELVAKFEKAPWDAAQLWPPLLSINTWRSEVIEAVLPHGGDLINDISALPDATNARLCAEHGASLLIMHSIGQPKVRHTHVGYANILETMTAFFDEKLALAHSAGLSPEHIILDPGIDFAKQREDNLTLYRHADQLQKWDRPVLLPVSRKTVIGQVLDLPNAVDRDAGTLACIAAGMRRGAQIYRVHNVRAAAQAIKVLWGVSSSPHA